In the genome of Pontibacter actiniarum, the window GCCTCCTGCACTTCATACTGTCCTTTTGCTCAAAAGTTGTACAATAAAAGCGGGCTTTGCTGCTTGGGCGTACGTACTGGCAGTCGCGGCCTGTGCTGTTTTGTACTAGCGGCAAACCAGTGGAAACAGCAGGCAGGCATACCTGTTTATTCGCCGATGTGCCTTATCTTTACACGATCATCAGACATAAATAAAGCGTTACATGCACAAGAATATTTCTTACCTGTATGCCTTTTTCGGCTTCTTCTTGATGGGCTGCGGTGTTGTGGCAGTAGATTTGGCGGGCGAACAGGCCAATACCGCTCTTATTACAGGTGCTGTGGGAGGTTTGCTGGGGCTTACGGCCGGCCACTTTCTGAACCGGGGCAAGCGCTGGGGCTTTATGCTGGGCACGACCGAGGCAGCGCTGCTCACGTTGCTGCTGGGCTGGCGTGCAGGCACCTATTTCATCCGCCTGCTGAGTATGGTACAGCAGCCGCAGGGGCCGGACACCACCGAAACAGCCGGGATGGCTTTTCTGCTGACGACGGCAATGCTGGTGATCGCCCTCCTTACCCTTACTGTATCGATCATGTTTGGAAAGCAGGTGCTAAAAGAGACAAAGTAAGCTCGCGACACCGTGCCTCAACCTGAGCCGGGGCGGCTGTGCGCAACAGCAGCCGTACTCTCTGAAGGGCATCACAAAGAATAGTACCGATGCGCAGGCAGCTAGAGAATGATGCTCCTGCCGGCGCTAACACCCGCACTACAACACGGCTACACAACCCGCAAAGACAGCCCCTGGCGTACCAGGGGCTTTTTTAATTTGCACTGTTTTCAGCACCTTTGCTCCTGCAACCTTCCCTGTCTCCGGCCGTGTAAAGCTTTTCGCCCAGCGCATCAGCCCCTTAAGTAAGGATGCTGCTCCGGCTATACAAGAAGGTGCGGAAGAAGCGTTGCACAGAAACGAATAAAAACGAAGCAATGAGAAAAAGATTTTTTACCCCTGTGTGCCTGCTTTCGCTGGCAGGTTTGCTGTCGCTGGGCAGCTGTGACAGTAACGACGGCGTTCTGTTTTCAATTCAGGACGACATAAAGCTGGGGCAGCAGGTGTCGGAGGAAGTGGACTCCACCTACCGTGCGCAAGGCTTGCTGCTCGAGCGCAGCAGTAGCAACGCCAATGTGCAGAAGGCCTATCAGAACCTGGACCGTATTATATCTCGTATTCTAAATTCAGGCCAGGTAAAGTATAAGCAGGAGTTTCCGTGGACGGTGAAGATCATCAAGGATGATAACACGCTCAACGCCTTTGCCACGCCAGGAGGCCATATTTACGTTTTCACCGGCCTGATAAAGTACCTGCAGGACGAGGATCATTTTGCCGGCGTACTGGCCCACGAGATTGCCCACGCCGATAAGCGCCACAGCATAAAGCAGCTACAGCGCGACTACAGCATTTCTTTACTGCTGTCGGTGGCGCTGGGCAACAACCCGGGCACACTGCGCCAGATTGCGGCGCAGCTGTCGGGTTCGCTGGCAGGCCTGAAGTTTAGCCGTGATGCCGAGACAGAGGCCGACGAAACCTCTGTGAAGTACCTGGGCGGCACCAGCTACTATGCCTGCGACGGAGCGGCCGGCTTCTTTATTAAGCTGGAGGAGGAATCGCAGCAGGGCGCCACACCGGAGTTCCTGAGCACGCACCCTAACCCGGACAACCGTATAGCGAACATACAACAGGAGGCACAGCAACGGGGGTGCAGCACCTCCTCTGCTCCCGATACCGATTTTCAGCAGCTCAAAACTGCCCTGAATCTCTAAACACCAAGTGCCAGCCCTAAACCAGCAGGCATTTTTTTTGACAAACGAAAACTATGAAGAACCTGAAGAAACAAGCCACGAAAGCCATACTTAAAGGAGAGGAAAAACTGGACCTGCTCACCTTCCAGCTAAAAAACAAACTGGGGCTGAACAAACCCCTGCACCTCGTGACCTACCGCAGCTACGGCACTCCCGAGCGCCTCTACGTGAAAGGCCGCGTGCTGGTGGATAAAGGCATTGCCAAATCAGAGCAGAACGACACCACCTGGGAGAACCTGCTGAACATGTACCGTCGCTTCGAAACCGACGAAATCCCCAATGCCCGGGTGCAGCTATGCCTGCAGGACCGGCTTTACGAAATCACCACGGATGTGGAAGGGTACTTTGTGCTGAACCTGCGCCCCGAGGAGGCGCTGCAGCTGGACGATATCTGGCACCCGATTGAGGTAGAGCTGATTGACGCGCCCGTGAAGGACTTTGCACCTGGTGTAACTGAAAAGGCGCACGTGCTGGTGCCCCCGCCCGACGCAGAGTACGGCATCATCTCCGACATTGACGACACCATTGTCCGCACGGATGCCACCAACCTGCTGCAGACGGGGCGCAACGTACTGCTCAACAACGCCCACACCCGCATCCCTTTCCATGGTGTGTCGCAGTTTTACCGTTCGCTGCAGCTGGGCCGTAACGGCAAGCGCAACAACCCCTTCTTCTACGTTAGCAGCAGCCCCTGGAACAGCTACGACCTACTCTACCACTTCCTGGAGCTCAACGATATTCCGCAGGGCCCGCTCCTGCTCCGCGACTTTGGCATCGACGAAAAGAAGTTTCTGAAGTCGGACCACATGAGCCACAAGTATAAAGAGATTGAGAATATCCTGATCACCTACCCAACGCTTAATTTTATTTTGATTGGCGACAGCGGGCAGGCCGACGCCGCCATTTACCGAAAGGTAGTCGAGAACCACCCCGGGCGTGTGATGGCCATTTATATCCGAGATGTGAACATTGAGAAGCGCACCAAAGCGGTGACCACCATTGCCGATGAGCTCCGCCAGGAAGGGGAAGTAGAGATGGTGCTGGTGAAAAACACGGCAGCGGCCGCCGCACACGCCGCCGACTGCGGCTTTATATTCACAGAACACGTGCAGGAGGTGGAGAAAGAGGCCGAGCTGGACGAAGAAGGCGATGTGTAAAGTATAAAGGCATCTGAAACGATGGCGCAGGCGCGGGGTTTACCCCGCGCCTTTATTGTTCATCGGCTTAAAAATTAACTATTTCTATACTTGCTACCGTACAAGGTGCTTAGAACCGAAAACAGAATACAGACTTAAACCTCCCCTGCCGCATGACTGAAGAGCTATGGTATAAAAACGCGATTATCTACAGCCTTGACCTGGAAACCTTCATGGACTCCAACAGCGACGGCGTGGGCGACTTCGGCGGGCTTGCCAGGCGCCTGGATTACCTCCATGCCATGGGCATCGATACGGTGTGGCTGGCCCCTTTTCAGCCCACGCCAAACAAAGACAACGGCTACGATATTAAAGACTATTACGGTGTGGACCCCAGGCACGGCTCCAGCGGCAACTTTGTGGAGTTCATGCACCAGGCAAACAAGCGCGGCATTAAGGTCATTATTGATTTAGTGGTAAACCATACTTCTGACCAACATCCCTGGTTTCAGGACGCGCGCAGCAGCGAAGATGCCAAGCATCGTGACTGGTATGTGTGGTCGAAGGAGCGGCCCTCCGACTGGAACGAGGGCATGGTGTTTCCGGGAGTGCAGGAGGCTACCTGGACCTATGATAAAGCAGCGAAAGCTTACTATTTCCACCGCTTCTACAAGTTTCAGCCAGACCTCAACATTGATAACCCCAAGGTAAGGGAAGAGATTCACCGCATCATGGGCTTTTGGCTGGAGCTGGGGGTAGCGGGCTTTCGGGTGGATGCCGTTCCTTTTATCCTGGAATCACCGGCTCCGGGCAAGGCGAAATCGAAGCAGAACTTCGAGTACCTGCGCGATATGCGCCGCTTTCTGCAGTGGCGCAAGGGAGATGCCATTTTGCTGGGCGAGGCCAATGTGCTGCCCAAAGAGAGCAAGCAGTATTTCGGGGAAGAGGGAAGCGGCATACAGCTGATGTTTAACTTTTACGTGAACCAGTACATGTTTTATGCCCTGGCTACCGGCGACATAGCCCCGCTGGTTGAGGCCCTGGAAGCAACGCGCGTCGCGTTCCCGGTTTCGCAGTGGGCGCACTTTCTGCGCAACCACGACGAGCTGGACCTGGGGCGGCTGACAGACGAGCAGCGGCAGAAAGTATTTGCCCGCTTCGGCCCTGAGAAGTACATGCAGCTCTACGACCGGGGCATCCGCAGGCGCCTCTCTCCTATGCTGGGAAACCGGCAGCAAACGGAGCTGGCCTATAGCCTTATGTTTTCCCTTCCGGGCACGCCTGTGATCCGTTACGGGGACGAGATTGGAATGGGCGATGACCTGAGCCTGAAGGAGCGGGATGCCGTCCGGACGCCTATGCAGTGGTCGGATGATAAGCAGGCTGGCTTCTCGAAGGCAGACAAGCTGGTGCACCCCGTTATTGACGAGGGGCCGTACGCCTACAGGCATGTTAACGTGGAAAACCAGCGGCGCGAGCCGGACTCGCTGCTGAACTGGATGACCACTCTGATACGCCTGCGGCAGGAGTGCAGCGAAATAGGCTGGGGTGATTGGAGGCTAGTGGATACCGGTAAGCCGCATGTACTGGGCATGCATTACAGCTGGCAGGGCAGCTCACTGTTAATCTTTCACAACTTTGATGAGAAGGCTCATGAGATCGTGCTGAACCTGAAGGAGAGCAAGGAGGCCAAGCTGGTTGACCTGATGGTAAAGTATGTTAGCGTTGCCGATGAGAAAGGCAGCCACCACATTACGCTGGATGCGTACGGGTACCGCTGGTTCCGGGCAGATGACATAAGCCATTTGATGAAAAAGGATTAGTGGCCCCTCCCCATAATTTAAGTTTAAGTATAGCGACACATGAGCAGAGCGTTTGTAAAGGAAGATGATGCAGGGCAGCCGCCCATAATTCCCCCTCGTGCCGCCTTACCGGCTGGCGTAACGAACTATGTCACCCCGCAGGGGCTGGAGCAACTGCGCCAGGAGTTAAGCGGGCTGGAAGCCGCCCGTGCAAAAACAGAGGCCAACCATGAGGACGAGGCAAACCGTACGCGGGAGCTTACTGTAATGAATGGAAGAATAAGTGCACTGGCCGATAGAATAGCCAGTGCCAAAGTGGTTGATGTGCGCCAGCAGCCAAACGATGAAGTACGTTTCGGGGCAACCGTTACCTTACGTACGCAAAGCGGCGGCAAGTCCGGCGCGCACCGCACCTTTACCATAGTCGGGGTAGACGAAGCGTCCATCGCCGAAGGCAAAATCGCATTTGTAGCCCCTATTGCAAAAGCGGTTGTAGGGCGGGCTGTGGGCGAAGCCGTGACGCTACGCCTGGGCCGCTCAGAGGAAGTTGTAGAGGTTGTAAGTATAAAGTACCTGTAACTTCTGTTGCAAGTATAAGTAATTGTCATGCTTATACTTACAGTTGGATTGCCTGATATATACTTTAACTGGAGTGGTCGGCAATGATTTTCCAGCCTTCCGCAAAGCGACGGAAAACAACAGAAAAATGCCCTTCCAGATCGCCTTTTGCTGCTTCCTGGCCGAGGTGCCATTTGCCCACCACCAGCACTGTTTCCGCCGATAGTTCCTCTACCTCCTTCACATCAAAAGTGAGTTGCCCCATAGCTGCCGGATCCGGGTAGCTGCGCTTATAGTTGTCCAGCGTTTGCTGCCAGCCGTAGGTCAGGCCGCGCGAGCCGACAAAGAGCAGCGAGTCTGACTGCCAGTAGCCCTGCATGTAGCACTCCAAATCGCCCTGGCTCCAGCAGGCAGCCTGCTCCGCCAGCACCTGGCGCACAGCCGCCTTTGGGTTAAGTATTTGCTGCGGCGTTTGGTGCTGGGCACAGGCAGCGGCAAATACCGTTAGCAGCAAGAGGTAAAGTTTATTTTTCATCTGTTTCAGGTAGGATTTCCTTGATGTAGGTGGTGCCACCCAGGCGGCCCATGGCGCGGGCAATACGGCCCCGGCGTGTCCGCACGTAGCCCGAAGGGTTCTTGGCAGAATACTTGATCGGGT includes:
- a CDS encoding M48 family metalloprotease; translation: MRKRFFTPVCLLSLAGLLSLGSCDSNDGVLFSIQDDIKLGQQVSEEVDSTYRAQGLLLERSSSNANVQKAYQNLDRIISRILNSGQVKYKQEFPWTVKIIKDDNTLNAFATPGGHIYVFTGLIKYLQDEDHFAGVLAHEIAHADKRHSIKQLQRDYSISLLLSVALGNNPGTLRQIAAQLSGSLAGLKFSRDAETEADETSVKYLGGTSYYACDGAAGFFIKLEEESQQGATPEFLSTHPNPDNRIANIQQEAQQRGCSTSSAPDTDFQQLKTALNL
- a CDS encoding App1 family protein; this encodes MKNLKKQATKAILKGEEKLDLLTFQLKNKLGLNKPLHLVTYRSYGTPERLYVKGRVLVDKGIAKSEQNDTTWENLLNMYRRFETDEIPNARVQLCLQDRLYEITTDVEGYFVLNLRPEEALQLDDIWHPIEVELIDAPVKDFAPGVTEKAHVLVPPPDAEYGIISDIDDTIVRTDATNLLQTGRNVLLNNAHTRIPFHGVSQFYRSLQLGRNGKRNNPFFYVSSSPWNSYDLLYHFLELNDIPQGPLLLRDFGIDEKKFLKSDHMSHKYKEIENILITYPTLNFILIGDSGQADAAIYRKVVENHPGRVMAIYIRDVNIEKRTKAVTTIADELRQEGEVEMVLVKNTAAAAAHAADCGFIFTEHVQEVEKEAELDEEGDV
- a CDS encoding alpha-amylase family protein — translated: MTEELWYKNAIIYSLDLETFMDSNSDGVGDFGGLARRLDYLHAMGIDTVWLAPFQPTPNKDNGYDIKDYYGVDPRHGSSGNFVEFMHQANKRGIKVIIDLVVNHTSDQHPWFQDARSSEDAKHRDWYVWSKERPSDWNEGMVFPGVQEATWTYDKAAKAYYFHRFYKFQPDLNIDNPKVREEIHRIMGFWLELGVAGFRVDAVPFILESPAPGKAKSKQNFEYLRDMRRFLQWRKGDAILLGEANVLPKESKQYFGEEGSGIQLMFNFYVNQYMFYALATGDIAPLVEALEATRVAFPVSQWAHFLRNHDELDLGRLTDEQRQKVFARFGPEKYMQLYDRGIRRRLSPMLGNRQQTELAYSLMFSLPGTPVIRYGDEIGMGDDLSLKERDAVRTPMQWSDDKQAGFSKADKLVHPVIDEGPYAYRHVNVENQRREPDSLLNWMTTLIRLRQECSEIGWGDWRLVDTGKPHVLGMHYSWQGSSLLIFHNFDEKAHEIVLNLKESKEAKLVDLMVKYVSVADEKGSHHITLDAYGYRWFRADDISHLMKKD
- a CDS encoding GreA/GreB family elongation factor, which produces MSRAFVKEDDAGQPPIIPPRAALPAGVTNYVTPQGLEQLRQELSGLEAARAKTEANHEDEANRTRELTVMNGRISALADRIASAKVVDVRQQPNDEVRFGATVTLRTQSGGKSGAHRTFTIVGVDEASIAEGKIAFVAPIAKAVVGRAVGEAVTLRLGRSEEVVEVVSIKYL
- a CDS encoding YybH family protein, with product MKNKLYLLLLTVFAAACAQHQTPQQILNPKAAVRQVLAEQAACWSQGDLECYMQGYWQSDSLLFVGSRGLTYGWQQTLDNYKRSYPDPAAMGQLTFDVKEVEELSAETVLVVGKWHLGQEAAKGDLEGHFSVVFRRFAEGWKIIADHSS